ATATCGAAATATTTAAAAGATTTGCCTATTTTCTTTCTGGTATATCCAGCCTTTATTTTCATATTACTCTTTAAAGTAGACGTGATCCATTATTTAAGATAGCTTGGTCCTGTTTCCAAGCATCTTGATATACTCCTGCGCTGCTATAGCCCATTAAAATATTTATATTTCCATTTGTTTTTCTTGTTGAGTGAATAATTATTTTCGGTTAATAGAACGAAATAAACATCAGTTCTGTTTTATCAAACCAGCAATATTATTTTAACACAACAGCAGTGATTTAAACGCTGGTATATCCCGTACCGTCAATCGTAAAAAACTCCATTAAAAAGGCCGCTTTAAGGCAGCCTTTTTAATGGAGTTTTTCTATTTATTTTCTCGATCAGCATAGAAGGTCTTTTTATCTTTCTCATTATCTGTTTTGATCGGTTTGTTGCCTGATCCATTTAAAGTTTGTCCCTGCTCAATGGCTTTGACAGTTCCTTTTCCAATAGGACCACCGCAAATAATGAGCGCAATGACCGTACCTTGCTGATTTGTGATTTTAACTCGTGATTTCATACCGTTTATTTCTATTAATTTGCGAATCATTATATCTATTAGGATCTTGGTAATAAGATAACCTTAGCATATTAAGTTTGTTTTAGTTTAATGTTGAGTCTCAAGCCGCCTTTTTATACACCTTGAGTTGCTTTTGCAGCTTCTTCCTCGTCATGTGTATTCTCGTTTTGATTGTTCCTTCTGGAATGCCAAAATAGGATGCTATTTCATGATATTTATACCCTTCAAGGAACATCTGGAACACCTGGTAGTTCTCTTCTGATAAACTGCACATGGCTTTTTCAATGTCGTCCGCAATGAATTTATTCTCGCTTTTATTGGCTTCAACCGTATTGCTGCTCTCTAGACCGATATACGTGTCGTGGATATCGGTAATTCGTTTAGCCTTGCGATATTGGTTGATATATACATTTTTCATGATAACATATAGCCAAGACATTAATTTGGGATGGCGGATAAAATCATCAATCGATTTTAATGCACGAATAAGTGTTTCTTGAATTAAATCCTCTTTTTCATCTGGATCATTCGTAAATTTACCAGCAAAATGTTTCAAAAGGCTTCTCTTTTCTTCGACTAATAAATTTAAATTGTAATTGCTCATAGTACCGTTTGTTAAATTGATGGATGTTTTATTTGGGGAAGTAAGTGCAATTAGAGTGCTAATTTTTCGATTTTAATTCTTCTATAACTTCTTTCAAACAGCTATATGGGAAAAATACGTATGACCAGAATAATTGTTTTTGTAGCAGAAAAACTACAATAAGGCAAACTTCACGCAATCTTAATCATCAATCAGCATCAATTGACCTGATTTTGAAAGGGTATTTGTTCCCTGAAGAAATGTCTAAATTACGGGGTGCTACGTTTTTAATTGAACGTGATGAACGTCTATTTTCATCCACGGTATCCAAAAGTCTTTTTTGTCTTTTTGTTAAACTAATTAGTTTTGATTGTGGTTCTTAGATAAATATTTAATATAAAAACAATTAGACTATGAAGAAGACTAGAAAATTTGCATTAGTTGCATCGACATTAATGGTGGGGGGCGTAATGTTATTCTCCTGTCAAAATTCCAAAAACAATACTTCTGGAGGAGCGGGTCAATCGGACAACATTGCGCCGACTGATGCGGATGAGACACGGTATAATTTAAGCGAGCAGCAAAAGATGAGCATGCAGAAAGATACGAGTCTAGCAGATACACTAAGAAAGGACAGTATTAGCGGTAAGTAGTATTGTTGATAACAGTGATTAGGCCTATAAAGGATAAGCTTTATAAATTTGTTACAGCGTTTGTCTAAAAAAACTCCCTCAACCGAGGAAGTTTTTTTTGTTTTTAAATCGATTCCAAATCATCATCATCTTGTTCAGAACGATTTGGATGTGCTCCGTCGTGATCTTCTTCTGTCTGGATTTTTTCCTTATTGTTGCGATCACGCTGTTCTTCCTCACTTGGGTCAGGTCCATCGCCATTTTCTGGATAATATAGATCAGGAGTTACATCATCAAGATCGGGTACCTTCGGGGGAGTATACGTACGGCCACCGTCATGTGTCGATGGATCGTTGTCTAAGGGGTCTATCCCGTTTAGGAATAGCGCATTGTTGTTAAGATACTGTGTATACGTATCATTAAATCGAATTGCTGCATTCATAATTTTTTTTTTAAAGAGAACATGTATGAACTCTTATTGGTTGATTCTTTTTTATAAAATGTATCGCGTAAAGTTTAATAAAAAATTCAAAACTTTTCATTTACCGATCTTGTTATTAATTCAATTAACGTTATTTATAAATTATAATATAGAGATGCAATGAGAAAATTTACACTTCTTTTATTAATAACAGCGGGTATTGGTTATCAAGCGCACGCCCAAAAAATTGAGACAACTCCTCAGATGTCTTCAGATGTTGGTATTGAACCGATACGTCAGGGAAACTGGATGGTTGGTGGATCGATCGGCAATTTAGGTTATAGTTTTGAAGGAAAGTCATTTAATGTAGCACTTCAACCGAGAGCAGGTTATTTTGTTTCCGATGGTTTAGCCATTGGGGCGCAGGCTAATCTTGGCCTTACTACTATCAAGGATGCCGATAATGATTGGACTTACGGCATTGCGCCATTCGTAAGATATTATTTTCCAAATGCTGGATCAACCACAGGAAGATTTTTTGGGCAGGGTGATATCGGTATTTCGGGAAGTTCAAAGGGTAATGATGTTGCTCTTGCCGTAGGGGCAAATGTTGGTTATGCTCATTTTATAACTAGAACAGTTGCATTGGAAACGACGTTTGGCTATAACTATAGTAAAGCGAATATCAATACCGGTAGTGGGGCAAGCGGATTAGGCTTTGGCGTAGGTTTTCAAATCTATTTACCAGGTAAGCGGTAAATAGGGAAATTAATTTCCACTTAGAAAGGCATGTCTCTAAAATAAATTGGAAACATGCTTTTTTTGTGAACGTATTATTACGTACGCTTTTGTATAAAAGACTTTTTCTTTTCAAAAGAATAAAATTCAGAAAACAAATAGGGTGCAGTAGATGTTTCTTCAAAAACAAGCGAAACGATGACAGCAACAAAGAATATTGGATTGGTACTTAAAGATAGGATGGGTAAATGGTCTTCTTACAATATTCCATTACTTAAAGAGTGCCATCTTAACGACAAGTTAGTGAAGAGCAATGCATTTGAGGGTATTTTTATTGTCGGAAGTTTGGCGACAGGATTTTATATATTTTCATTGTACAAAAATCGTTTTATCGATTTGATGGGTAAGCGAATTGAGATGGAGGAGATCTGTGAACATTTCAATCAATACAAGCAGGCATTCATTTAAATCACTAAAGGATTTAAACTAGACATACAAGACAGTCATCTGTCTCGACTGCGTATATATTTAAATATCAAGATGTGCGATTAACTTTTATTAATCGCACATCTTTGTATTAATGAAAAATTGGCTTATCTAACTTTATCGCTAAACGATACACAGCATTCATCAATCCGACATGGCTGTATGCTTGAGGAAAGTTACCCCACTGACTTCCATTTTCCTCAGTAACATCTTCACTGAATAAACCGAGGTGATTACTGTAGGTCAGTAAACGCTCTAAAATCTCTTTTGCCTCATCGACCCTTCCAACACAGGCCAGCGCTTCGACATACCAAAATGCACAGACCAAAAAAGTCGATTTAGGTTTACCGAAATCATCCTGATGTTTATACCGATAGAAAAGGCCATTTTCTCCCTTTAAATCTTTCTCCAGCATTTCGAGATGATGTCGTGCCTTTTCAGATTTTGGATCTAAGTAGTCCATTACGATCAGCTGCAACGTGCTGGCATCCAGATTACTGCTATTTATTGCATTTTGATACACTTTACGATTATCATCATAACAAGCCTCAATATATGCTTCTGCCTTTTTTAGGAGAATATTTGCGCGATCTTCCATGTCTTGGTAGCCATTTTGACGCGCAATAAGTAGGGCCGCTTTGCAACCAACCCATTGAAATAAGTTAGAATAGCAATGGTGGTTTGCAAAATTTCTGAATTCCCAGATGCCCGCATCCTTTTCCTCTATCGTCGCCTCAATTTTTTCGAGGATGAAATTCACCCATCCCAAAACGTTTTTATTCTCATGAATTTTAAAGCGCTGATCAGTGAAGAGTGGCAGTAATGCAATCATTGCTTGACCATAAACGTCATTTTGAATATGTTCAAAAGCTTGATTTCCAATTCGCACAGGGCCACTTCCTTGATAACCTTCCAAGTAAGGTAAGATATGTTCTGTAAGCTCTGTGGTGCCAAGAATACCGTAAAGCGGTTGGAGTCTTCCGGGATTACGATGAGTGATGCCAGCAATGTAATTCGCGAAGCTTTCCATTTCTTCAAATTGGCCAATATGTGTTAGAGCCGTCAGTACATAATAGCTGTCGCGTACCCAGCAATAACGATAGTCCCAGTTTCTTCCAGAACCTGGATATTCAGGTAAACTAGTGGTTGAGGCGGCGATAATTGCTCCCGTGTCCTCATATTGGTGAAGCTTGAGCACCAACGCTGATCGGATAACCTCTTTTTGGTAAATATTGGGAATACTGCATCGTTTGATCCAACGTTGCCAATAACTGATTGTCTTTTGCAGAAAATCTTCACAAGTACTCTCAATGGCCGATTCAAAGGCCGAATCATAGGTGAGTACAAGATATCTGTTCTCACTTATGATGGTCCAGCTGTCATCCTGGAAGAAGTGAGAAATGGGCATGTCAGTAGTTAACCGAATTCGTTCTCCTATCTGGTCACTGGTATAAAGAATGTGATTGCTTCCGCGTGTAGGCTTGAGCGTCACACGGCCATAATCGCCCGTCGGCTGACACTTGATGTTGACACTTGGAGCCCCATAGAGGGGTTCGATTTTGCGTATCAACATTAGCGGCTTAAAATACCGGCCAAATTGTTCGAACCGTGGTGCAAAATCTGTTATACGGTAACCATAGGAATCGGTATGGATTTCTGTACAGAGTACATTGGAATTTTTGATATAATATTGTTTCGTTTCAACAATAGGCTCTTCAGAACTAATCCTGAATGTTCCGCCTTGATTTTTATCAATCATGCTGCCGAATACAAAGCTGTCCTCAAAAGACGGCCAGCACAGCCAGGATATGTTTGTGTCGATGCCGACGTGTGCAATATAAGAACAGTTACCAATGATTCCAGATTGATAGGTATGTCTTTTTTCAGTAATGTTTTCGCTCATTATTTTATAATAAGTTGATCTAAAAATTGAAGAACATCTTCTTGTTCATCTAAATAATATTTTGCTGCAGATTTATTACTGCCTACTTTGATACTTATGGTCGACTGAGGTAGGTAACGGAATAAATCCTCATCGGTAATATCATCACCAATTGCCAACATAAAATCGGGCTTTATATGGCCGGCGATTTCCAATGCAGCCTTACCTTTGTTAACTTCTGTATTTTTAACCTCAATCACAGCATTTCCATCCAACAACTGTAATCCATATTCGTTCAACATTGGATTCAATACCTCTTTAAGTTCAGTTGCCTTTAGTTCTCCCAATCCGAGTTCGACTTTGCGATAATGCCATGCTAATGAATATGGCTTAACTTCCACGAAGGCACCTGGGGTTTGATCGGCTAATTTTTCCATCAGCTTTTTTACTTCGGGCATCCAATGAAGCGCTAATCCTTTTTTATATGACCAGCTGAAATTGGGGAAATTAGACCAAATGCCGTGTTCCGCAACGAGATAATAGGACCGGCCATCAAACCAAGAAGATAAACTCTCCTGAGAACGGCCGCTTATGATAACTAACGTATTCAGGGGATCTGAAATAATGTTATCCAAAAGGTTATAGAGTAGCGTTGTGGGCGTTGCCTTTTGCGCATGATTCTGAAATTTGACCAGTGTGCCGTCATAATCCAGAAAGAAAAGTCTATTGCTACTTTTGCTATAGCGCTCAGAAATACTGTTAAATACCTTGTCCGAAATTCTTCTGGCCCATTCGTCACGCTGTATAGCCTTAGTTTCAGCTAATCGATTAGTAAAGAGCTGGACCCAATGCTGCACATTAAACTTCTTGATAATTTGCATATTGGAGTCTGCCCGTTCCTGAATCTCTTCAGGAGCCATTGTTAGCGCCATATAAATACTATCTGCAGTTTCCATACGATTAAATGGATTGATTATCAATCCATCAACGAGTTCTTTGGAAGCACCTGCAAATTCGCTTAATATCAATACACCTTTCGATAATGTTTTACTGGCGATGTATTCTTTACTGACCAAATTCATTCCATCCCGAGTGGAAGTAATCATACAAATATCTGATGCAACATATAATGCAACCAGCTCTTCGAATGGAAGCGATTTGTAGAAATATAATACTGGTGTCCAACTAAGGTTTCCATAAATGGAATTGATTTCACTTACTGTTCGATTAATCTCATCTTTCAACTTTTTGTATTGCGATACCTTATCTCTAGATGGTACGATCAGCATATATAAAACAACCTTGGCGTGCCATTCAGGGTATTTTTGGAGGAAGGTCAGGTAAGCACGCAGTCTTTCTAAAATACCTTTACTATAATCGAGCCTGTCGACTGAGATTATTATTTTTTGATCAGGAAAGTGACTTCTAAATTGGGTAGCTACAGCCTGAACTTTAGGTTCAGTACTGACTTCAACAAACTTTTGAAAGTCGATACCCATGGGAAAAGACTCTATAAAAATGTGTCGGTCTTTATATTTTAACTGATTATGTCCCGAAGAAACGTGGAGAATTTTTTTGCAGGCATTTAGAAAGTTTTGGCTATCAGCAAAGGTATGAAATCCGATAAGATCTGCTCCGAGCAAGCCTTCAACTAATTCTTTTCGCTGTGGGATGTTCATAAACAATTCCTCAGAGGGGAAGGGAATATGATGAAAATAACCGACGTTGAGTTCTTGATTTTCTGAGCGCAGCAACTGTGGGAGTAGCATAAGCTGATAGTCCTGAACCCAGATGAAATCGGACAGCTGATCGATAGAAAGAGCCGCTTCACAAAACTTTTTATTCACTGCGACATAGGTAGACCAATATTCGGGATCAAAATGGATGTAGCTCGGTTGATAGTGACAGATAGGCCAAAGCACCTCATTGGAATATCCTTCATAGAAATTGCGAATTTCGTCTTTCGATAAGAAGACAGGAAGTAAATTCATCGGTTTTAGAAGCTCAATAATTTTTTCCTGTTCCTCTTCATCTTTAGGCACAATTCCCGGCCATCCAACCCATAAGATCGCATCTGTTTCAAAGGCTGAATTTAAACCAGTTGCCAGTCCTCCTGCACTGGGTTTGATGATTAATTTTTCTTTTTTTCGTTCTATTTGTATCGGCAGTCTATTTGAAATTATTATTTTCTTCTTTTTTTTCATAAGAATATTAGATCGATTTATTTGTCGTGTAGAAGAGTTATATCGAATATAACGGTGGGTATTTAATCCATTGTTTTAACAACCTTGGCGGAAAATAGTTTGGATAAATTCAAATTACCAGGGTCAATTGGAACGAAGGCGAAGCATATTTTGGCTTATTTTAATATCTGACGAACAATCTTTGGTGCATTTATATTCAGAATAGTAAGTAAAGAAATAGCAGAAAAAAGGCCTGTAGTTTTTACAGGCCTTAACAGGGTATTTTCAATTGGATTACGATAGGCTGGCTGGAGCTTTTTCTGCGTCCAGATTTTTCATGAATTGATGGAGTATGTTACCTAGTCTACCTGAAATTTCTCCTAAAATACTTTCCCAATCTTTCACTGTGCCATCACAGTTGTCTGAAACGATTTTAATACTATGAAAGGCAAGATTCTTTTGGAAACAGAAATTTGCTAGCGCATAAGATTCCATGTCAAAAGCCATAGGGTTTAAATGTTTAATATCTTGATAAAAAGATGAATTTACATGGATAAAACGATCTGATGTCAAAAGTGCATCTTCGTAATTAAATTCATCAACCGATATTGATTCCAATACTCCCCGCCCCTTAAAAAATAATGTGTTCTCTAGAAAAAATCCATCCGTATAAGCGTCTCCTTGTGCATAATAGGAAGGATAAAGAACGTGACCAATCGGATACCGTGTACAGCCTACTGTACCAACATTGAGAACAATTGGATTAATTTCCAGTGTTTTAATGTCTTCGTAAAGTCTGGCGGCAGACAAGAGCGCATTTACTTTGCCAACACCAATTTCATAGATGTAAGTGGATTTACTTGGCGAAGGAAAAGATAGTTCGTTCTTATTTGCTACCAAGATTATTGTTTCAATATCTTTATTCAGGATCATTTAATTTTCTTCAATATATGGGTATTCAAATTCCAATTTTCCAGCAGTGATTAAATTTAAAAAGTTAACACAAGCTTGTTTTGAGGAATCAAAATCCATGAAAGTATAATTTCCACAACTAATAGGATTTTGGAAAGGAACTTCATATCCAGCTGTAAGAATTATTTCAAGAACCTCCTTCATCAACTCCGCTACGTTTTGAGGAGTTCGCTCTGTTCCGGCCAATACAACATAAAATCCTGTGCAGCATCCCATCGGGCCCACATAAATGACTTCATCACCTAAAATCGTTCTAATTTCCGTTGCAAAGCAGTGCTCCAGTGTGTGCATCACTTCAGGAGACAACATACGCTCAGGTGAATTCGGCCTAATCATTCGAATGTCGTAAGTTGTATAGTTTTCGACATTGCTGTTATTGGTCGTAGAAGCTTTCGCGTAGATCCCTTGTTTCAATTTGGTATGATCTACCGTAAAACTATTTACTTTTGCTTTTTCTTTTGTGTACATCTTAATCTGTTCAGTGCTACAAAGCTTGTGGCCTTATAGGGGGTTAAAAGTTAAATGTTAAAAATTTCTACAAAGATACTAGATTATTATAGAATAGGGCTAAAGAACGACTATTTTAATACTTCGTAATGTTCGACTGTTGGAAATGGATCGTAGTAGTGATGTAAAAGTTTCTCCCATTCCTTAAATAATGCAGACTCCTTGAAACCGATGGTATGGTCCTCTAAAGTTTCCCATTCCACCAACAGGATGTACTGATTATCCTTTTCGATGCATTTACGGAGAGAATGCGTGATATAACCTTTACTTGCACTGATATACTGGCAAGCAGTTTTATAATCTCTCTCAAAATTGGATTGTTGCCCTTCAATAATTTGTAATACAGCTACTTCTAAAATCATAATTTCGTTTTGTATGTAAGTTTAGTAATATATCAAACTTAGAGAATTTGTTTTTTATATGCAATACAGTGACAATCTTATCCAGGAAATTTATTCTATATGCAATTTAAAAAGGATTTAGGTCTTACCAATGTATCAGATGTATTTATGCATTGTTGACTCGTAAATTCATAAGCTGGAGGACTAAAGGAATTCCAGGATTACGATTTTGGGCGTTCCAAACTAATGAAAGTGTTGTTCGCTGTGGTAGATCATCCAGTTCCAAAAACGAAACATCAACATGGTATCCATTTTTTAAGGAAGACGGAACAATTGCAACACCGAGCCCCTGAGCCACCATATTAAATATAGTCAATGCATTGACTGTACGAAGCGTTACTTTGGGAATAAACTTATGATCACTGAAAATACTCATGACCAGATCGTAATAGGAGTAACTATAGTTTTTGGAAAACAAGATAAATGATTCGTCTTTTAAGTGATCCAGACTTGGATGTTGAGACGTCAAAAGCGGATGGTTATTGGGTAATACAAGACTGAAATGCTCCGTATATATCGGCTGGCTACTCAGTCCAAGCGGGGCTTCGGAGAGTCGGACGAATCCCAAGTCCAATTCTTTTTTTTCCAGCAGATCGAGCTGCGTTTCGTTTGCCAATTCGTGAAGAGATAACTCAATGTCGGGCTGCTGTTTTTTTAGTTTTATCAGTAATTCAGGCAAAATAGTCTGAACAGCTGATCCGATAAAACCGAGCTTTAAGGTACTTATTTTTCCATTGGCATAGCTCTGAAGTTGAGTTTCTATTTGTGTTAAATGTCTAAATAACTCCTGTGCCTCTTTAAAGAGATACATTCCGGCCTCTGTTAACACGACACTCCGCTTAGTACGTTCAAAAAGTAATACCCCATAACATTCCTCCAACTGCTTAATTTGCCTGCTCAAACCCGGTTGTGCAATAAATAATTTTTCCGCCGCCCTCCGGAAATGTAATTCTTCGGCCAATACTTTGAAATATAATAAGTGTCTAAACTCTATTTGATAATTCATGGTTATCAATTGATGATGAAAATGGTATTTCTGCTTATCAAATATAGCAAGTACTTTTGAGTAAAGCAGATTGGGAGATGGATAAATTTTTATATGGCAGTGGGCATTTGACTTGTTCCACAGCCTTAGCAATAGCGAAAGGATTGGTTCGGGGAGTGATATCGTCGGACGTCAGGGAAAAGATCGATCAAAGCGCCAGTTATGTCAGCAAAATAGTTGGGCGCGGCGAGGTCGTCTATGGGATCAACACGGGTTTCGGTCCGCTCTGTACCACACGCATCGATGCCGGTCAAACGCAATTATTACAGGAAAATATTCTTAAAAGCCATGCGGTCGGTGTGGGTGAACCTATAAGCGATGATTTAGCTAAGTTGATGCTTATTCTTAAAATTCACGCGCTTTCTAAAGGATTTTCGGGTGTTCAATACAATACAATTGAGCGGATGATTTGGCATGTTGAGAACGATATCATTCCTATTGTGCCAAAACAAGGATCTGTGGGAGCGTCAGGTGATTTAGCCCCTTTGTCTCATTTATTTTTACCATTAATTGGTTTAGGAAAAGTCAGGGTGAAAGGGAATGTTGTGCATACAGCCGCCATTTTGGAAAAATACGGTATGG
The genomic region above belongs to Sphingobacterium zeae and contains:
- a CDS encoding LysR family transcriptional regulator, giving the protein MNYQIEFRHLLYFKVLAEELHFRRAAEKLFIAQPGLSRQIKQLEECYGVLLFERTKRSVVLTEAGMYLFKEAQELFRHLTQIETQLQSYANGKISTLKLGFIGSAVQTILPELLIKLKKQQPDIELSLHELANETQLDLLEKKELDLGFVRLSEAPLGLSSQPIYTEHFSLVLPNNHPLLTSQHPSLDHLKDESFILFSKNYSYSYYDLVMSIFSDHKFIPKVTLRTVNALTIFNMVAQGLGVAIVPSSLKNGYHVDVSFLELDDLPQRTTLSLVWNAQNRNPGIPLVLQLMNLRVNNA
- a CDS encoding 5'-methylthioadenosine/S-adenosylhomocysteine nucleosidase family protein, whose protein sequence is MILNKDIETIILVANKNELSFPSPSKSTYIYEIGVGKVNALLSAARLYEDIKTLEINPIVLNVGTVGCTRYPIGHVLYPSYYAQGDAYTDGFFLENTLFFKGRGVLESISVDEFNYEDALLTSDRFIHVNSSFYQDIKHLNPMAFDMESYALANFCFQKNLAFHSIKIVSDNCDGTVKDWESILGEISGRLGNILHQFMKNLDAEKAPASLS
- a CDS encoding RNA polymerase sigma factor, whose amino-acid sequence is MSNYNLNLLVEEKRSLLKHFAGKFTNDPDEKEDLIQETLIRALKSIDDFIRHPKLMSWLYVIMKNVYINQYRKAKRITDIHDTYIGLESSNTVEANKSENKFIADDIEKAMCSLSEENYQVFQMFLEGYKYHEIASYFGIPEGTIKTRIHMTRKKLQKQLKVYKKAA
- a CDS encoding antibiotic biosynthesis monooxygenase family protein → MILEVAVLQIIEGQQSNFERDYKTACQYISASKGYITHSLRKCIEKDNQYILLVEWETLEDHTIGFKESALFKEWEKLLHHYYDPFPTVEHYEVLK
- a CDS encoding bifunctional alpha,alpha-trehalose-phosphate synthase (UDP-forming)/trehalose-phosphatase — its product is MKKKKKIIISNRLPIQIERKKEKLIIKPSAGGLATGLNSAFETDAILWVGWPGIVPKDEEEQEKIIELLKPMNLLPVFLSKDEIRNFYEGYSNEVLWPICHYQPSYIHFDPEYWSTYVAVNKKFCEAALSIDQLSDFIWVQDYQLMLLPQLLRSENQELNVGYFHHIPFPSEELFMNIPQRKELVEGLLGADLIGFHTFADSQNFLNACKKILHVSSGHNQLKYKDRHIFIESFPMGIDFQKFVEVSTEPKVQAVATQFRSHFPDQKIIISVDRLDYSKGILERLRAYLTFLQKYPEWHAKVVLYMLIVPSRDKVSQYKKLKDEINRTVSEINSIYGNLSWTPVLYFYKSLPFEELVALYVASDICMITSTRDGMNLVSKEYIASKTLSKGVLILSEFAGASKELVDGLIINPFNRMETADSIYMALTMAPEEIQERADSNMQIIKKFNVQHWVQLFTNRLAETKAIQRDEWARRISDKVFNSISERYSKSSNRLFFLDYDGTLVKFQNHAQKATPTTLLYNLLDNIISDPLNTLVIISGRSQESLSSWFDGRSYYLVAEHGIWSNFPNFSWSYKKGLALHWMPEVKKLMEKLADQTPGAFVEVKPYSLAWHYRKVELGLGELKATELKEVLNPMLNEYGLQLLDGNAVIEVKNTEVNKGKAALEIAGHIKPDFMLAIGDDITDEDLFRYLPQSTISIKVGSNKSAAKYYLDEQEDVLQFLDQLIIK
- a CDS encoding S-ribosylhomocysteine lyase, producing MYTKEKAKVNSFTVDHTKLKQGIYAKASTTNNSNVENYTTYDIRMIRPNSPERMLSPEVMHTLEHCFATEIRTILGDEVIYVGPMGCCTGFYVVLAGTERTPQNVAELMKEVLEIILTAGYEVPFQNPISCGNYTFMDFDSSKQACVNFLNLITAGKLEFEYPYIEEN
- a CDS encoding glycoside hydrolase family 15 protein — protein: MSENITEKRHTYQSGIIGNCSYIAHVGIDTNISWLCWPSFEDSFVFGSMIDKNQGGTFRISSEEPIVETKQYYIKNSNVLCTEIHTDSYGYRITDFAPRFEQFGRYFKPLMLIRKIEPLYGAPSVNIKCQPTGDYGRVTLKPTRGSNHILYTSDQIGERIRLTTDMPISHFFQDDSWTIISENRYLVLTYDSAFESAIESTCEDFLQKTISYWQRWIKRCSIPNIYQKEVIRSALVLKLHQYEDTGAIIAASTTSLPEYPGSGRNWDYRYCWVRDSYYVLTALTHIGQFEEMESFANYIAGITHRNPGRLQPLYGILGTTELTEHILPYLEGYQGSGPVRIGNQAFEHIQNDVYGQAMIALLPLFTDQRFKIHENKNVLGWVNFILEKIEATIEEKDAGIWEFRNFANHHCYSNLFQWVGCKAALLIARQNGYQDMEDRANILLKKAEAYIEACYDDNRKVYQNAINSSNLDASTLQLIVMDYLDPKSEKARHHLEMLEKDLKGENGLFYRYKHQDDFGKPKSTFLVCAFWYVEALACVGRVDEAKEILERLLTYSNHLGLFSEDVTEENGSQWGNFPQAYSHVGLMNAVYRLAIKLDKPIFH